The following are encoded together in the Chloroflexota bacterium genome:
- the lspA gene encoding signal peptidase II, with product MASRAHARRARLATFGLGLVVTGVDQAIKLMVDAVLPPGGATIGPVFTLRRVNNPGVNFGLFSDHPAPILIITVAIGVGFAAYVAARPPRRWWQIAAFALLIGGAFGNVIDRLRIGAVFDYLNIAPFVGFLNFADLAIGAGLIVLVADSLRERRPAANPPAGANGGPAPPG from the coding sequence ATGGCTAGTCGCGCCCACGCGAGGCGTGCACGTCTGGCGACCTTTGGCCTGGGTCTCGTCGTGACCGGCGTGGATCAGGCCATCAAGCTCATGGTGGACGCGGTGCTCCCGCCCGGCGGGGCCACGATCGGGCCGGTGTTCACCCTGCGGCGAGTGAACAATCCCGGCGTCAACTTCGGGCTGTTCAGCGACCATCCCGCACCGATCCTGATCATCACCGTGGCAATCGGCGTGGGCTTCGCCGCCTACGTCGCCGCGCGGCCGCCGCGGCGGTGGTGGCAGATTGCCGCCTTTGCGCTGCTGATCGGCGGCGCGTTCGGCAACGTGATTGACCGTCTGCGCATCGGCGCGGTCTTCGACTATCTCAACATTGCGCCGTTCGTTGGCTTTTTGAATTTCGCGGACCTGGCCATCGGCGCAGGGCTGATCGTGCTGGTTGCGGACAGCCTGCGCGAGCGGCGGCCGGCGGCCAATCCTCCGGCCGGCGCCAACGGGGGTCCGGCCCCACCGGGCTAG
- a CDS encoding biotin/lipoate A/B protein ligase family protein: protein METWRLLVDPAAAGARNMAIDQAMAEAVQRGDAPPTLRFYSWRPRALSLGYHQPLHLVDRSLARQRGIDVVRRITGGAALLHSDELTYAIAVPRRHRLVRGGVRASYAALTQGLAAGLEALGLAPEAGAPAHAAEETLPSLCFWSPSGHELWVAEHKMVASAQGRVHGGVLQHGSLVMSHDLDLHPLTRTTAPNACPPGLRDVLPQPTTIGELVQTLTQGVAERLRIAPQPGALSPAERNRSDELVKVRYAHDAWLARC, encoded by the coding sequence ATGGAGACATGGCGGCTGCTCGTTGACCCGGCAGCGGCCGGCGCGCGGAACATGGCGATCGACCAGGCCATGGCGGAAGCCGTGCAGCGCGGCGACGCTCCGCCCACGCTGCGCTTCTACAGCTGGCGGCCGCGCGCGCTTTCCCTCGGCTATCACCAGCCGCTGCACCTCGTGGACCGCTCGCTGGCGCGGCAACGCGGCATCGATGTCGTGCGCCGGATCACCGGCGGCGCGGCCCTGCTGCACAGCGACGAGCTGACCTATGCAATCGCGGTTCCGCGGCGGCATCGGTTGGTGCGAGGCGGGGTGCGGGCATCCTATGCGGCGCTCACGCAGGGGCTTGCCGCCGGACTGGAAGCCTTGGGGCTGGCGCCGGAGGCCGGCGCTCCCGCCCATGCGGCCGAGGAGACGCTGCCAAGCCTCTGCTTTTGGTCACCGAGCGGGCACGAGCTGTGGGTGGCCGAACACAAGATGGTCGCCAGTGCCCAGGGCCGAGTGCACGGCGGCGTGCTGCAGCACGGCAGCCTGGTGATGTCTCACGACCTGGACCTTCACCCGCTCACCCGCACGACGGCGCCCAACGCTTGCCCGCCGGGTCTGCGCGATGTCTTGCCGCAGCCCACGACGATTGGCGAATTGGTGCAGACCCTCACGCAGGGTGTGGCCGAGCGGCTGCGCATTGCGCCCCAGCCGGGCGCGCTTTCGCCCGCCGAGCGCAATCGCAGCGACGAGCTGGTCAAGGTACGGTACGCGCACGATGCCTGGCTCGCCCGCTGCTGA
- a CDS encoding class I SAM-dependent methyltransferase: MSVLARGMAVLRSAQLILDAGCGAGRAAVELAAGAQVIAMDRDAEALAQAPRHPNIWYLRADADRAPIATDALDAVFSFGLLQMLGVDGNEDIRRALREFQRTLRPTGVAVMGTLADFRTHDSPFRSLTGAEVSQVMRNTFNLRELIGLMDSDAAGIRSRYWYIHAVPITGPTPRRRSAKPHRARAGAKRRQ; this comes from the coding sequence GTGTCGGTGCTCGCCCGCGGGATGGCGGTGCTCCGCTCGGCGCAGCTCATTCTGGATGCGGGCTGCGGCGCCGGTCGCGCCGCCGTCGAGCTAGCCGCCGGCGCTCAGGTGATTGCCATGGATCGCGACGCCGAGGCGCTGGCGCAGGCGCCGCGGCATCCCAACATCTGGTACCTGCGGGCCGACGCCGACCGGGCGCCGATTGCCACCGACGCGCTGGACGCCGTCTTCAGCTTCGGGCTGCTGCAGATGCTCGGTGTCGATGGCAACGAAGACATCCGGCGCGCGCTGCGGGAGTTTCAGCGCACGCTGCGACCCACCGGCGTGGCGGTGATGGGCACGCTGGCGGACTTCAGAACCCATGACTCCCCATTTCGCAGCCTCACCGGCGCCGAGGTGTCGCAAGTCATGCGCAACACCTTTAACCTGCGCGAGCTCATCGGTCTGATGGATAGCGATGCTGCGGGGATTCGCTCGCGCTATTGGTACATCCACGCCGTACCAATCACCGGCCCGACGCCCCGCCGGCGGTCGGCAAAGCCGCATCGGGCTCGCGCTGGCGCCAAACGGCGCCAGTAA
- a CDS encoding NUDIX domain-containing protein has protein sequence MSRPALPDKHFTATGFLVRDGKVLLVNHRKLKKWLPIGGHIEAGEDPTQALRREVREEAGLDIAIVGDTLPVDDDDVRGLPRPETILLETIEPGHFHIDLIYFGHAVGGEPRLAAAEHSEQRWFSSKDLGASHISEDVRILGRRAIQTLAAEASP, from the coding sequence GTGAGCCGCCCTGCCCTTCCGGACAAACACTTCACCGCCACCGGATTCCTGGTGCGTGACGGCAAGGTGCTGCTGGTCAACCACCGCAAGCTCAAGAAGTGGCTGCCCATCGGCGGGCACATCGAGGCCGGCGAGGATCCCACGCAGGCTCTGCGCCGCGAGGTGCGCGAAGAGGCTGGCCTCGACATTGCGATCGTGGGCGACACCTTGCCCGTGGACGACGATGACGTGCGGGGCCTGCCGCGACCCGAAACGATTCTGTTGGAGACCATCGAACCCGGGCACTTTCACATCGACCTCATCTATTTCGGTCACGCCGTGGGCGGAGAGCCTCGGTTGGCCGCGGCGGAGCACAGCGAGCAGCGCTGGTTCTCGTCGAAAGACCTTGGGGCCAGCCACATCAGCGAGGACGTGCGCATCCTCGGACGCCGCGCCATCCAGACGCTGGCTGCCGAAGCTTCGCCGTGA
- the smpB gene encoding SsrA-binding protein SmpB, with the protein MARKRRRRQATPPPTSRNRTLAVNRRARYDYVVLDTFDAGLELRGTEIKSLRTGSVSLREGYVAVQDGEAFLRDVHIARYKPAADANHDPDRPRKLLLHRAEIDELARHTNQAGQTAVPLRLYLEKGWAKVEIGLVRGRRAYDKREKIRARDDAREIARRMR; encoded by the coding sequence ATGGCGCGTAAACGCCGGCGGCGGCAGGCGACGCCGCCCCCGACCAGCCGGAATCGCACTCTTGCCGTCAACCGGCGCGCCCGCTACGACTACGTGGTGCTGGACACGTTCGATGCCGGCCTGGAGCTCCGCGGCACCGAAATCAAGAGCCTGCGCACCGGATCGGTTTCGCTGCGCGAGGGCTATGTCGCCGTCCAGGATGGCGAGGCCTTTCTGCGCGACGTGCATATCGCGCGCTACAAGCCGGCCGCCGACGCCAATCACGATCCCGACCGTCCCCGGAAGTTGCTGCTCCATCGGGCCGAAATCGACGAGCTGGCGCGCCACACCAACCAGGCCGGGCAGACCGCCGTGCCCCTGCGGCTTTACCTTGAGAAAGGGTGGGCCAAGGTCGAGATTGGCCTGGTGCGGGGGCGGCGCGCCTATGACAAACGGGAGAAGATTCGCGCTCGCGACGATGCGCGTGAGATCGCGCGGCGCATGCGCTAG
- a CDS encoding metallophosphoesterase family protein — protein MTILVIADVHGNLTALDAVLRAAGSVDEVWCLGDLVGYGPSPNEVVERLRELPLRSLVGNHDWGSIGKADLIRFNADARTACEWTGGVLTPVNRQYLADLEPAGMFGDVAVAHGSPQDPVWEYITNARIAIANFGYFASDICLVGHTHVPLVFRWRSGATGSEAFTTEVPTPGQRIVVDDDRLIVNPGSVGQPRDGDPRAAFALFDPEARTLQVERATYDVAQVQRRMTDLGLPERLSIRLQYGW, from the coding sequence CTGACGATCCTGGTCATTGCCGACGTGCATGGCAACCTCACCGCGCTCGACGCCGTGCTCCGTGCCGCCGGCAGCGTCGACGAGGTCTGGTGCCTGGGCGATCTGGTTGGCTATGGGCCGTCCCCAAACGAGGTCGTTGAGCGCCTGCGGGAGCTGCCCCTGCGTTCGCTGGTCGGAAATCACGATTGGGGGTCCATCGGCAAGGCCGACCTGATTCGGTTCAACGCCGATGCCCGCACGGCCTGCGAGTGGACCGGCGGCGTGCTCACGCCGGTCAACCGGCAGTATCTGGCCGACCTCGAGCCGGCCGGAATGTTCGGCGACGTCGCGGTCGCCCACGGCAGCCCCCAAGATCCGGTGTGGGAATACATCACCAACGCGCGCATCGCGATTGCCAATTTCGGCTATTTCGCCAGCGACATCTGCCTCGTGGGGCACACGCACGTCCCGCTGGTGTTCCGGTGGCGCAGTGGGGCCACCGGCAGCGAAGCCTTCACCACCGAGGTCCCGACGCCGGGGCAGCGCATCGTGGTCGACGACGATCGACTGATCGTCAATCCCGGCAGCGTGGGTCAGCCGCGGGACGGCGATCCGCGCGCGGCCTTTGCCCTGTTCGATCCCGAGGCCCGCACCCTCCAGGTCGAGCGCGCGACCTATGACGTCGCCCAGGTCCAGCGCCGCATGACGGACCTCGGCCTGCCGGAGCGGCTCTCCATTCGCCTGCAATATGGGTGGTAG
- a CDS encoding LiaF-related protein produces MRRNSGQVLVGLIIIAVGLALLLDNLDVGGSPWRFFPSVIALIGLWALARTGFRQPVAPLLLIAIGVTVQLSILDEVPEGVRSAIWPVLVILFGLMLIFWRTSRRRAVAGAGDSGSYVAIFHGVQDRVNGPLGQIQATAAFGSVELDLREARIENPPANIDVSCLFGGIEIRLPPDAAVQNDVLGLFGGVEDQRRAGAADAVTINLRGAVIFGGLRILD; encoded by the coding sequence GTGCGACGCAATTCCGGGCAAGTCCTGGTCGGGCTGATCATCATCGCGGTTGGGCTGGCCCTGCTGCTCGACAACCTCGACGTGGGCGGCAGCCCGTGGCGGTTCTTTCCCTCGGTCATTGCCCTGATCGGGCTTTGGGCGCTCGCGCGCACCGGCTTTCGCCAGCCCGTCGCCCCGCTGCTGCTGATCGCGATCGGCGTGACCGTGCAGCTTTCGATCCTGGATGAAGTGCCGGAAGGGGTGCGATCGGCAATCTGGCCGGTCCTAGTAATTCTCTTCGGTCTGATGCTCATCTTTTGGCGCACGTCGCGCAGACGTGCCGTCGCCGGCGCCGGCGACAGCGGGAGCTATGTCGCCATATTCCACGGAGTGCAAGACCGGGTGAACGGTCCCCTTGGGCAGATTCAGGCCACGGCGGCTTTTGGCAGCGTGGAGCTCGACCTGCGCGAGGCCCGCATCGAAAACCCGCCGGCGAACATCGATGTCTCGTGCCTCTTCGGCGGCATCGAGATTCGACTGCCGCCGGACGCGGCGGTGCAGAACGACGTGCTGGGGCTGTTCGGCGGCGTCGAAGATCAGCGTCGGGCCGGCGCTGCCGATGCCGTCACGATCAACCTGCGGGGAGCCGTCATTTTCGGCGGGCTGCGGATACTGGACTAA
- a CDS encoding Mur ligase family protein, protein MTDRPRPLPIDSPRALTGRRVVVMGLGLHGGGLGVAQFLRRHGASLVVTDLRDASQLAPSLEQLGTRGVRYVLGRHDLQDFRDAEIVVRNPAVPLDAPALAVARAAGARIEMELTMFLRWCPASQVVAVTGTRGKTTTAAAVHAMLHAAGRPTRLAGNMGVSALTQLDEIQPDEVVVLEMSSWQTEGLAGAGARASGAIVTNLLPDHLNRYDSMEAYAAAKAELLRAQQPGDWAVLPAGPGWGDWFANRARGRVVRVPAGAEPPGWSDAALRGAHNRANLAAAALAAQELGVPEAAIRRAVAGFTGVAHRQDFLGTIGSVRVYNDTTATIPDATLAALDTIPGPWALIAGGSDKRLDFSALARRLESDAGIRGVVLLPGAGTDRLIPQLGSLAPVAVDDMDAAVTAALDMAEPGDALLLSPACASFGLFAHEFDRGAQFIAAVEARGLTPPARSEG, encoded by the coding sequence ATGACTGACCGGCCACGACCGCTGCCGATTGACAGCCCGCGCGCGCTGACCGGTCGGCGCGTGGTGGTGATGGGGCTGGGATTGCACGGCGGAGGGCTGGGCGTGGCCCAGTTCTTGCGGCGCCATGGCGCGTCGCTGGTGGTGACGGACCTGCGCGACGCGTCCCAATTGGCGCCGAGCCTGGAGCAGCTTGGGACGCGCGGCGTGCGCTACGTCCTCGGACGTCACGATCTCCAGGACTTTCGCGACGCCGAGATCGTGGTGCGCAACCCCGCGGTTCCGCTGGATGCACCGGCGCTGGCCGTGGCGCGAGCGGCCGGCGCGCGCATCGAGATGGAGCTCACCATGTTCTTGCGCTGGTGTCCCGCGTCGCAAGTGGTGGCCGTGACCGGCACCCGCGGCAAGACGACCACCGCTGCCGCCGTGCATGCCATGCTGCACGCCGCCGGACGGCCCACGCGGCTCGCGGGGAACATGGGCGTCTCGGCGCTGACCCAGCTCGACGAGATTCAACCCGACGAGGTGGTGGTGCTCGAGATGTCGAGCTGGCAAACGGAGGGCCTGGCGGGAGCCGGCGCGCGCGCATCGGGCGCCATTGTCACCAACCTGCTGCCCGATCACCTCAATCGCTATGACTCGATGGAGGCCTATGCCGCCGCCAAGGCCGAGCTGCTCCGCGCCCAGCAGCCGGGCGATTGGGCCGTGCTGCCCGCCGGTCCGGGGTGGGGCGATTGGTTCGCGAACCGCGCGCGGGGCCGCGTCGTCCGGGTTCCCGCCGGGGCTGAGCCGCCGGGCTGGAGCGACGCCGCGCTGCGCGGGGCGCACAACCGCGCGAACCTGGCGGCGGCGGCGCTGGCCGCCCAGGAGCTCGGCGTGCCGGAGGCAGCGATTCGCCGAGCCGTCGCTGGCTTCACCGGCGTGGCGCACCGTCAGGACTTTCTTGGGACCATCGGCTCGGTCCGCGTGTATAACGACACCACCGCCACCATTCCGGACGCGACCCTGGCGGCCCTCGACACCATTCCGGGGCCCTGGGCGCTCATCGCCGGCGGGTCGGACAAGCGGCTCGACTTCAGCGCGCTGGCGCGGCGCTTGGAGAGCGACGCCGGCATACGCGGCGTCGTGCTGCTTCCGGGCGCGGGCACCGATCGCTTGATCCCACAGTTGGGATCGCTGGCGCCGGTGGCGGTTGACGACATGGACGCCGCCGTCACGGCCGCGCTCGACATGGCCGAGCCCGGCGACGCGCTGCTGCTCTCGCCGGCGTGCGCCTCGTTTGGACTATTCGCGCACGAGTTCGACCGCGGGGCGCAGTTCATCGCGGCGGTCGAGGCGCGGGGACTCACGCCTCCGGCTCGGAGCGAAGGCTAG
- the panB gene encoding 3-methyl-2-oxobutanoate hydroxymethyltransferase — protein sequence MAHEADSSEAPLTASGFRARKGGAPLVCVTAYDAPFARLAEAAGVDGILVGDSLGPNVLGHARELHVTVDDIVHHTAAVTRAVSATLVIGDLPFMSYATLDDALHNAARLVRDGGATAVKLEGGTEVAGITEGLTARGIPVMAHVGLTPQSVLATGGYLAQGVNLAGAQRVVDGARAQEAAGAFAVVLEAIPARLAAVVTEQLSIPTIGIGAGPNCDGQIQVLHDLLGLTSRTLPRHARRYADLAGAAREALTQYRDEVTQGAFPTAEHGFKIRRGVIDRLELD from the coding sequence ATGGCGCACGAGGCAGATTCGAGTGAGGCGCCGCTAACCGCCAGCGGTTTCCGAGCCCGCAAGGGCGGGGCTCCGCTTGTGTGCGTCACGGCGTACGACGCCCCATTTGCCCGCCTCGCCGAAGCGGCAGGGGTCGACGGGATTCTCGTCGGCGACAGCCTGGGACCCAACGTGCTGGGGCACGCGCGCGAGTTGCACGTGACCGTCGATGACATCGTGCACCACACCGCCGCGGTCACCCGCGCCGTCTCCGCCACCCTGGTCATCGGCGACCTGCCGTTCATGTCCTACGCCACGCTCGACGACGCCCTGCACAACGCCGCGCGGCTGGTGCGCGACGGCGGCGCGACGGCGGTGAAGCTGGAAGGCGGAACCGAAGTCGCCGGCATCACCGAAGGGCTGACGGCCCGCGGCATCCCGGTCATGGCGCACGTGGGCCTCACGCCGCAGTCCGTGCTCGCGACCGGCGGCTATCTGGCGCAGGGCGTCAACCTGGCGGGAGCGCAGCGCGTGGTGGACGGCGCGCGTGCCCAGGAGGCTGCGGGCGCGTTTGCGGTAGTCCTGGAAGCCATTCCGGCGCGTCTGGCCGCCGTCGTGACGGAACAACTGTCGATTCCGACGATCGGCATCGGCGCCGGCCCGAACTGCGACGGCCAGATTCAGGTGCTGCACGATCTGCTGGGGCTGACCAGCCGAACGCTCCCGCGCCACGCGCGGCGCTATGCCGACCTGGCCGGCGCCGCCCGCGAGGCGTTGACGCAGTACCGCGACGAGGTCACGCAGGGCGCGTTCCCGACCGCCGAGCATGGATTCAAGATCCGCCGCGGGGTGATCGACCGCCTGGAGCTTGACTAG
- the groEL gene encoding chaperonin GroEL, whose amino-acid sequence MSDVAILHDLEARLALTAGVDIVANTVKCTMGPRGRNVAYRGEIGPPKITHDGVSVARDIQLRNGFLQTGAAIVTEACRLTNTAAGDGTTTAAVLTQALTHEAQRLVAAGADPMRLRRGLAAAVLQVDQAVREQARPITTRRETAWVAGLAAHDADLGEIIAGIFDRYGLGAAVTVELGQGLNTEARTVEGMRLERGLASRQLATAGAGMRAELEDCDVLVTDRELGGVGPMLPFLEAYVAGGGQRLLVVARTVGGETLATLVENHRLGRMSVIAVRAPVFGERQRAMLEDLAIFTGATLVAHESGDPWGSVPVSVLGHAARVRSDTTETLVMGGAGEPQAVADRAELLWLYRDRAKNQFDREKLEERIRNLSGAVSEIHVAAATDAERQEARQRVEDAVAATRAALEEGIVAGGGAALARAARDLTAPPDAHADEAYGWRVVRRALAAPVATIARNAGFEGAVVADAVAAADPPRAFDVTTGEYVDPLAAGIVDPVAVVRAALRYAASAAVMIVTSNAVVADAASYGPWVRGLRRRIARDAGILLAG is encoded by the coding sequence GTGAGCGACGTCGCGATCCTGCACGACCTCGAGGCGCGGCTGGCGCTCACGGCCGGGGTCGACATCGTCGCCAATACCGTCAAGTGCACCATGGGCCCGCGAGGACGCAACGTGGCCTACCGGGGAGAGATCGGCCCCCCGAAGATCACGCATGACGGGGTATCAGTCGCGCGGGACATCCAGCTCCGCAACGGATTTCTGCAGACCGGCGCCGCCATCGTCACGGAGGCCTGCCGGCTCACCAACACCGCCGCCGGCGACGGCACGACCACTGCCGCCGTGCTGACGCAGGCCCTGACCCATGAAGCGCAGCGGCTGGTGGCCGCGGGCGCGGACCCGATGCGCCTGCGACGGGGGCTGGCGGCCGCCGTCCTGCAAGTCGACCAGGCCGTGCGCGAGCAGGCCAGGCCGATTACCACCAGGCGCGAGACGGCCTGGGTGGCCGGGCTGGCGGCGCACGATGCCGACCTGGGGGAGATCATCGCCGGAATCTTCGACCGCTATGGGCTGGGCGCGGCGGTGACCGTCGAGCTCGGCCAGGGACTCAACACCGAGGCGCGCACCGTCGAGGGAATGCGGTTGGAGCGCGGGCTGGCCTCGCGCCAACTGGCCACGGCGGGCGCCGGCATGCGCGCGGAGCTCGAAGACTGCGACGTGCTCGTGACCGACCGCGAGCTCGGGGGCGTGGGGCCGATGCTCCCATTCCTGGAGGCCTATGTGGCCGGCGGCGGACAGCGCTTGCTCGTCGTGGCGAGGACCGTCGGCGGTGAGACCCTCGCCACCCTTGTCGAGAACCACCGTCTCGGCCGAATGTCCGTGATCGCGGTGCGCGCGCCGGTTTTCGGCGAACGCCAGCGCGCCATGCTCGAAGACCTGGCGATCTTCACCGGGGCCACGCTGGTGGCGCACGAGTCGGGTGACCCATGGGGATCGGTGCCCGTGAGCGTCCTGGGACACGCCGCGCGGGTGCGCAGCGACACCACCGAGACGTTGGTCATGGGTGGCGCGGGCGAGCCGCAGGCCGTCGCCGATCGCGCGGAGCTGCTGTGGCTCTACCGTGACCGCGCGAAGAATCAGTTCGACCGCGAGAAGCTGGAAGAGCGCATCCGGAATCTTTCCGGAGCGGTTTCGGAGATTCACGTCGCCGCGGCGACGGATGCCGAGCGCCAGGAAGCGCGGCAGCGCGTCGAGGACGCCGTGGCCGCAACCCGCGCGGCCCTGGAGGAGGGCATCGTGGCCGGCGGCGGGGCCGCGCTGGCCCGCGCCGCGCGGGACCTCACCGCGCCGCCCGACGCGCACGCGGACGAGGCCTACGGCTGGCGCGTGGTGCGGCGCGCGCTGGCGGCTCCGGTGGCGACGATCGCCCGCAACGCCGGTTTCGAGGGCGCCGTCGTGGCCGATGCCGTCGCGGCGGCCGATCCGCCGCGCGCGTTCGACGTCACGACCGGCGAATACGTCGACCCGCTGGCGGCCGGCATCGTGGACCCGGTCGCCGTGGTGCGCGCGGCCTTGCGCTATGCGGCCAGCGCGGCGGTGATGATCGTCACCTCGAACGCGGTCGTGGCTGACGCGGCGTCCTATGGTCCCTGGGTGCGCGGGCTGCGCCGCAGGATTGCTCGCGACGCCGGGATTCTGCTGGCGGGCTGA
- the trmD gene encoding tRNA (guanosine(37)-N1)-methyltransferase TrmD: MRFDVVTIFPGMLEPVLQASLLGKARARGLIDVRVHDLRRWAEPPHRQVDDYAYGGGPGMLMKPEPIVRAVEELRTADSWTVLLSPQAPPLTQPAVRRLAERGHLILVCGRYEGVDDRVRDLVIDEEVSIGDYVVAGGEVPALVLIEATSRLIPGVVGCEDSVRDESHAAGLLEHPQYTRPEEFRGRRVPATLLSGDHGRVADWRRAHALRRTLDRRPDLLSECDLTDAQRRQLADFELDRSDDANEAHP, encoded by the coding sequence GTGCGCTTCGATGTCGTCACCATCTTTCCCGGCATGCTGGAACCTGTGCTGCAGGCAAGCCTGCTGGGCAAGGCGCGCGCACGCGGGCTGATCGACGTCCGCGTCCACGACTTGCGACGGTGGGCGGAGCCGCCCCATCGACAGGTTGACGACTACGCCTACGGCGGCGGGCCGGGCATGCTCATGAAGCCGGAGCCGATCGTGCGCGCGGTCGAAGAGCTGCGCACCGCGGACTCGTGGACGGTGCTGCTCTCGCCGCAGGCTCCGCCCCTCACCCAGCCGGCCGTGCGGCGCCTGGCCGAGCGGGGACACCTGATCCTCGTCTGCGGGCGCTACGAGGGCGTCGACGACCGGGTGCGCGACCTGGTCATCGATGAAGAAGTCAGCATCGGCGACTACGTCGTCGCCGGCGGCGAGGTGCCCGCGCTGGTGCTCATCGAGGCAACCTCGCGGCTGATTCCGGGCGTCGTCGGATGCGAAGACTCGGTGCGGGATGAGTCCCATGCCGCGGGCTTGCTGGAGCACCCGCAGTACACCCGCCCGGAGGAGTTTCGCGGTCGGCGCGTGCCGGCCACGCTGCTCAGCGGCGACCACGGGCGCGTGGCGGATTGGCGGCGGGCGCACGCGCTGCGGCGCACGCTCGACCGACGGCCCGATTTGCTGTCCGAATGCGACCTCACCGACGCGCAGCGACGCCAGCTGGCCGACTTCGAATTGGACCGGTCCGACGATGCCAATGAGGCGCACCCGTGA
- a CDS encoding KH domain-containing protein: protein MDELIEFIGRNLATVPDEVRVERFRRHHLHVYKLFVDPQDMGRVIGRQGRVAIAIRAVMQAAPISQGRRLALDIQEAS, encoded by the coding sequence GTGGACGAGCTGATCGAATTCATCGGCCGAAACCTGGCCACGGTGCCCGACGAGGTGCGCGTGGAGCGCTTTCGCCGCCACCACCTGCACGTGTACAAGCTGTTCGTCGATCCGCAGGACATGGGGCGGGTGATCGGGCGGCAGGGCCGGGTGGCCATCGCGATCCGGGCCGTCATGCAGGCGGCGCCCATCAGCCAGGGACGCCGGCTGGCGCTCGATATCCAGGAAGCCAGCTAG
- the rpsP gene encoding 30S ribosomal protein S16: protein MLRIRLARLGRRNRPHYRVVVAERRSGRDGRRVDELGHYDPLTEPSTVVLDVPRTEEWIRKGAQPTERVRKLLEIAREAAAAAPAGNGE from the coding sequence ATGTTGCGAATCCGCCTGGCGCGGCTTGGTCGGAGAAACCGCCCGCACTATCGGGTGGTCGTGGCCGAACGCCGCTCGGGTCGTGACGGCCGCCGCGTCGACGAGCTTGGTCACTACGACCCCCTCACCGAGCCATCCACCGTGGTGCTGGACGTCCCGCGCACCGAGGAGTGGATCCGCAAGGGCGCCCAGCCCACCGAGCGCGTGCGCAAGCTGCTGGAGATCGCGCGCGAGGCCGCGGCCGCCGCGCCGGCCGGCAACGGCGAGTAG